In the genome of Populus alba chromosome 11, ASM523922v2, whole genome shotgun sequence, one region contains:
- the LOC118035693 gene encoding probable BOI-related E3 ubiquitin-protein ligase 3 — translation MAVEARRLNLFPPQLISSREITNPIEANTNMYNAQMGYGVPLSGGTPTTTAETLLPMYSSVVTDSISHKTPINSDSGLTYNVPVQRKRPRDSINPLLSYPTLVQSNKTSAPFSFLGQDLSFQIQQQQLDIDCLVSQHMEKVRMEIEEKRKRQARRIIEAIETGMMKRLRAKEEEIEKIGKLNWALEEKVKSLCVENQIWRDLAQSNEATANTLRSNLEQVLAAQVKEDRTLGAGLDDQTAALLDDAQSCCGSNGGDGDDGWEEKVSERCTLASGAQDNNGAGPRGTGTGSWLCKNCNKAESCVLLLPCRHLCLCTVCGSSLHTCPICKATKNASVHVNLS, via the exons ATGGCTGTTGAAGCAAGGCGCCTCAATCTCTTCCCTCCTCAACTCATAAGCAGCAG GGAAATAACGAACCCCATTGAAGCAAATACAAATATGTACAACGCCCAAATGGGATACGGTGTGCCATTATCAGGAGGAACTCCAACGACAACAGCTGAGACACTTCTTCCTATGTACAGTTCTGTGGTCACTGATTCAATCTCCCATAAAACACCAATCAATTCAGACAGTGGTCTCACTTACAACGTCCCTGTACAAAGAAAGCGCCCAAGAGACTCTATCAATCCTCTCCTCTCATATCCAACTCTAGTACAATCCAATAAGACTAGCGCCCCCTTCTCCTTTCTTGGCCAAGACCTCTCTTTTCAGATCCAACAACAGCAATTAGACATCGATTGCCTTGTTTCTCAACAT atggagaaagtaaggatggagatagaagagaagaggaagaggcaAGCAAGGAGGATAATAGAGGCAATAGAGACGGGGATGATGAAGAGACTAagagcaaaagaagaagaaattgaaaagatagGCAAATTGAATTGGGCCCTCGAAGAGAAAGTCAAGTCTTTGTGCGTAGAGAACCAAATATGGAGAGACTTAGCACAATCCAATGAAGCAACAGCCAATACTCTACGTTCCAATCTTGAACAAGTCCTCGCAGCACAGGTTAAGGAAGACCGCACCCTCGGTGCAGGATTAGATGATCAGACAGCAGCATTATTGGACGATGCCCAATCATGTTGTGGTAGCAatggtggtgatggtgatgatggATGGGAAGAAAAAGTGTCGGAGAGGTGCACGTTAGCAAGTGGGGCGCAGGACAATAATGGTGCAGGTCCCAGGGGTACAGGTACAGGTAGTTGGTTGTGCAAGAACTGTAACAAGGCAGAGTCTTGTGTGTTGCTGTTGCCTTGTAGGCATCTGTGCTTGTGTACTGTTTGTGGGTCAAGTCTCCATACTTGCCCCATCTGTAAAGCCACCAAGAATGCTAGTGTCCATGTTAACTtgtcatga